A stretch of Vannielia litorea DNA encodes these proteins:
- a CDS encoding invasion associated locus B family protein, producing the protein MNNRVMAGLVAGGIALLASAAVAQESDNRVAAKTDWSVFVEDDPKECWSVSAPKETVNTRDGRVVAVRRSDILLFVTFRPGSSAGEVSFTGGYPFAGGSTVTLDIGGTQFELFSEGEWAWSASPADDAKIITAMKRGAEAKLSARSSRGTRTEDTFSLLGLTAAMEEAEKRCGG; encoded by the coding sequence ATGAACAACCGGGTTATGGCTGGCCTCGTGGCTGGCGGCATCGCACTGTTGGCATCGGCGGCTGTGGCGCAGGAAAGCGACAATCGCGTCGCGGCCAAGACCGATTGGTCGGTCTTCGTCGAGGACGATCCCAAGGAGTGCTGGAGCGTTTCGGCCCCCAAGGAGACCGTCAACACCCGTGACGGCCGGGTCGTGGCCGTGCGGCGCAGCGACATCCTGCTCTTCGTCACCTTCCGCCCCGGCAGTTCGGCGGGCGAGGTGAGCTTCACCGGCGGCTATCCCTTTGCCGGCGGCTCCACCGTGACACTGGATATCGGCGGCACCCAGTTCGAGCTGTTCAGCGAGGGCGAGTGGGCGTGGTCGGCGAGCCCGGCCGATGACGCCAAGATCATCACCGCCATGAAGCGGGGCGCCGAGGCCAAGCTCTCGGCCCGCTCCAGCCGCGGCACGCGCACCGAGGATACCTTCTCGCTGCTCGGCCTGACGGCGGCGATGGAAGAAGCCGAGAAGCGCTGCGGCGGTTGA
- a CDS encoding asparaginase: MQAELLVEVTRGGAVESVHYGHVAVVNAAGELVDGRGAPGLPAYPRSAAKMIQALPLVRSGAAAARHLGSEQLALSCASHNGAAIHTRPVTRWLAALDLAEQDLRCGPQMPDDRPAREGLIRADESPCQFHNNCSGKHAGFLTLNKHLGGGPEYHEVDHPVQRAALAAWEEICDEATAGYGIDGCSAPNFRSSVTAVARAMAKFAAAPDGSAEAQLRDAMMAHPELVAGEGRACTELMRAAKGKAAVKTGAEGYFTAILPEQGLGIALKVADGTTRAAECAMAALLVKYGVLDRDDPAVRKRAWTTELNRRKIEVGEIRPAF; encoded by the coding sequence GTGCAAGCAGAGCTCCTGGTCGAGGTGACGCGCGGCGGCGCGGTGGAATCGGTGCACTACGGGCATGTCGCCGTGGTGAACGCCGCGGGCGAGTTGGTGGACGGGCGGGGTGCGCCGGGCCTGCCGGCCTACCCGCGCTCGGCGGCCAAGATGATCCAGGCGCTGCCCCTGGTGCGCTCGGGCGCCGCGGCGGCGCGGCACCTGGGCTCCGAGCAGCTGGCGCTGTCCTGCGCCTCGCACAATGGCGCGGCCATCCACACCCGGCCAGTGACGCGCTGGCTCGCGGCTCTGGACCTGGCCGAGCAAGACCTGCGCTGCGGCCCGCAGATGCCCGATGACCGACCGGCGCGGGAGGGGCTGATCAGGGCCGACGAGTCACCCTGCCAGTTTCACAACAACTGCTCGGGCAAGCATGCGGGCTTTCTGACGCTCAACAAGCATCTGGGCGGCGGGCCGGAGTATCACGAAGTGGATCATCCGGTGCAGCGGGCCGCCCTGGCCGCCTGGGAGGAGATCTGCGACGAGGCGACGGCGGGCTACGGGATCGACGGCTGTTCGGCGCCGAATTTTCGCAGCTCGGTCACTGCGGTTGCACGGGCGATGGCAAAATTCGCCGCGGCGCCCGACGGATCGGCGGAGGCGCAGCTGCGCGACGCGATGATGGCGCATCCGGAGCTTGTGGCCGGAGAGGGCCGGGCCTGCACGGAGTTGATGCGGGCGGCGAAGGGCAAGGCGGCGGTCAAGACCGGGGCCGAGGGCTACTTCACCGCGATCCTGCCGGAGCAGGGCCTGGGGATCGCGCTCAAGGTCGCCGACGGCACGACCCGCGCCGCGGAATGCGCGATGGCGGCGCTGCTGGTGAAATACGGCGTGCTCGACAGGGATGATCCGGCGGTGCGCAAGCGGGCCTGGACAACAGAGCTGAACCGCCGGAAGATCGAGGTGGGCGAGATCCGCCCGGCGTTCTGA